In a genomic window of Armatimonadota bacterium:
- a CDS encoding DUF951 domain-containing protein translates to MSGVLKLYVGDVIRTRKKHPCGGDVWVIERVGADVGMTCRTCGRYVLMDRIKLERRIREFLERGGEEAPLLPPRLPPRPIRYPEPPRRGRKTTLPEAPPRPRRRIVKRATHAEWGSQSAS, encoded by the coding sequence ATGTCGGGGGTCCTGAAGCTGTATGTGGGGGACGTGATCCGCACGCGGAAAAAGCACCCCTGCGGCGGGGACGTGTGGGTGATCGAGCGGGTGGGTGCGGATGTGGGCATGACCTGCCGCACGTGCGGCCGGTACGTGCTCATGGATCGCATCAAGCTGGAGCGCCGCATCCGGGAGTTCCTGGAACGGGGGGGTGAAGAGGCTCCTCTTCTCCCTCCGCGGCTTCCGCCCAGGCCCATCCGCTATCCGGAGCCGCCTCGGCGCGGCCGCAAAACCACGCTCCCGGAGGCTCCCCCCCGCCCCCGGCGCCGGATCGTGAAGCGGGCGACGCACGCGGAATGGGGCTCGCAGTCGGCATCGTAG
- the ychF gene encoding redox-regulated ATPase YchF encodes MGLAVGIVGLPNAGKSTLYRALTRASVAIAPYPFTTLEPNVGVVAVPDPRLAAIARAVGAQRVVPATIRVVDIAGLVRGAHRGEGLGNQFLAHIRETSALLHVVRAFEDPEAPHVEGAPDPMRDIGIVELELSLADLTTVARRRERLAPRARVGDRTARTELEVLDQVEAQLNRGEPVRLLPAAVREAVRHLRLLTDKPVAYVLNVGENGRVPGWEAVQEHAARTGGEVVVVNLKLEVELLDLPPEEAVAYRQALGLGEDALHRVIRAAYELLGLVTFFSIESGEVRAWPVPRGTPAQEAAGEIHSDMMRGFVAAEVISWEDLVQAGSVAAAREQGKVRTEGRSYRVRDGDVITFRFAPR; translated from the coding sequence ATGGGGCTCGCAGTCGGCATCGTAGGGCTTCCCAACGCAGGGAAGTCCACCCTCTACCGCGCGCTCACCCGCGCGTCCGTGGCCATCGCGCCCTATCCCTTCACCACCCTCGAGCCCAACGTGGGCGTGGTGGCCGTGCCGGATCCCCGCCTTGCGGCCATCGCGCGGGCGGTGGGCGCTCAACGCGTGGTGCCCGCCACCATCCGGGTGGTGGACATCGCGGGTCTGGTACGCGGGGCACACCGGGGAGAAGGGCTCGGGAACCAGTTCCTGGCCCACATCCGGGAGACCTCCGCCCTCCTGCACGTGGTGCGGGCCTTCGAGGATCCGGAAGCTCCGCACGTGGAGGGTGCTCCGGACCCGATGCGGGACATCGGGATCGTGGAGCTGGAGCTCAGCCTGGCGGATCTCACCACTGTGGCACGCAGGCGGGAACGCCTGGCCCCTCGGGCCCGTGTCGGGGATCGGACGGCTCGCACGGAGCTGGAGGTGCTCGATCAGGTGGAGGCGCAGCTCAACCGGGGAGAACCCGTGCGGCTGCTGCCCGCGGCCGTACGGGAGGCGGTGCGGCACCTGCGGTTGCTCACCGACAAACCCGTGGCCTACGTGTTGAACGTGGGGGAGAACGGACGGGTGCCGGGATGGGAAGCTGTGCAGGAGCACGCGGCGCGCACCGGGGGGGAGGTGGTGGTGGTGAACCTGAAACTCGAGGTGGAGCTGCTCGATCTGCCCCCCGAGGAGGCGGTCGCCTACCGGCAGGCCCTGGGGCTCGGAGAGGATGCCCTCCACCGGGTGATCCGGGCCGCCTACGAGCTATTGGGGCTCGTCACCTTTTTCTCCATCGAGAGCGGAGAGGTGCGGGCGTGGCCGGTGCCCCGGGGAACCCCGGCTCAGGAGGCGGCAGGGGAGATCCACTCGGACATGATGCGAGGGTTCGTGGCCGCGGAGGTGATCTCGTGGGAGGATCTGGTGCAGGCGGGCTCCGTGGCCGCGGCCCGGGAGCAGGGGAAGGTTCGGACGGAGGGCCGGAGCTACAGGGTCCGGGACGGAGACGTGATCACCTTCCGGTTCGCTCCCCGGTGA
- the rpsF gene encoding 30S ribosomal protein S6: protein MQQTPTAAAPGARRAPREYELVFVLRPNLPDAEVRAAMDRIVARITERGGEVRAVQPWGKRRLAYPIRRYREGLYGLVRFVLPGQRVQELKSALGITEEILRFLLVAALPTAQAEQTREEAREVSAEGGGGA, encoded by the coding sequence ATGCAGCAGACGCCGACGGCGGCCGCGCCGGGCGCCCGGAGGGCCCCGAGGGAATATGAACTCGTCTTCGTGCTCCGCCCGAACCTCCCGGATGCGGAGGTTCGGGCGGCCATGGATCGGATCGTGGCCCGGATCACGGAACGGGGCGGCGAGGTCCGGGCGGTGCAGCCCTGGGGGAAGCGGCGGCTCGCTTACCCGATCCGGAGGTATCGGGAGGGGCTCTATGGGCTTGTGCGCTTTGTGCTTCCGGGGCAGCGCGTGCAGGAGCTGAAAAGTGCCCTCGGGATCACCGAAGAGATCCTGCGGTTTCTCCTCGTGGCCGCACTCCCCACGGCCCAAGCGGAGCAGACCCGGGAGGAAGCGCGGGAAGTGTCCGCGGAGGGCGGTGGAGGTGCGTAG
- the ssb gene encoding single-stranded DNA-binding protein, translating into MYNRIILIGRLVRDPELRYVPSGHPVARFRLAVDRPFTNQAGERKTDFFTVVAWRKLAEQTSQHLTKGRLVAVEGRLEIRDYETTAGERRRAVEVVADNIRFLDRKPVTEAVEEEIPDFEPPLEEDEEVPF; encoded by the coding sequence ATGTACAACCGGATCATCCTGATCGGGCGCTTGGTCCGGGACCCGGAGCTGCGGTACGTGCCCAGCGGACATCCCGTGGCGCGGTTCCGGCTGGCTGTGGACCGTCCCTTCACAAACCAGGCGGGCGAGCGCAAGACGGACTTCTTCACCGTGGTGGCCTGGCGGAAGCTGGCAGAGCAAACCTCCCAGCACCTCACCAAGGGGCGACTCGTGGCCGTGGAGGGGAGGCTGGAAATCCGCGACTACGAGACCACCGCGGGCGAGCGGCGGCGGGCGGTGGAGGTGGTGGCGGACAACATCCGCTTCCTGGACCGCAAGCCTGTGACGGAGGCGGTGGAGGAGGAGATCCCGGACTTCGAGCCGCCTCTGGAGGAAGACGAGGAAGTCCCGTTCTGA
- the rpsR gene encoding 30S ribosomal protein S18, giving the protein MAEATADKEKKKQEYRIRQKRRKVCAFCTQKAEFIDYKDPGPLRRFISERGKILPRRMTGTCAKHQRMLAQAIKRARELALLPYTAD; this is encoded by the coding sequence ATGGCGGAGGCCACGGCGGACAAGGAGAAGAAAAAACAGGAGTATCGAATCCGGCAGAAGCGGCGCAAGGTGTGTGCCTTCTGCACGCAGAAGGCGGAGTTCATCGACTACAAGGATCCCGGTCCCCTGCGCCGGTTCATCTCGGAACGGGGCAAGATCCTCCCGCGGCGGATGACGGGCACCTGCGCAAAGCATCAGCGCATGCTGGCCCAGGCCATCAAGCGGGCGCGGGAGCTGGCGCTGCTGCCGTACACCGCCGACTGA
- a CDS encoding YybS family protein, with the protein MSRPAPALTLRERTAGLTEGALLAALTALVAVLVVFFGQLGLMAAPLPLFVLTYRRGVRAAILSAAVAGFVLSPFFGFPQGLLFVAAFAPMGIVQGLVARRGGSRAAGMAVALGVGVGLGVTLLSLLVSRFVFGLDPFSTLIEAQVKGVQTAQDLLRRVGAPPQQVDQMERLAQQLPAFLRMVLPAAVLLGVLLWSYGSYTLARHTLRRLGVALPGFSPILTWRLPPTAGVLLVLPVLGGAALQPYAPGVGAVLVANGFMISLFVFAFFGVLTVLRYLESREVPRAGRVLAVVALLFLGDPGILAMAILGLVDLWFDLRRVGPRAPGEEET; encoded by the coding sequence ATGAGCAGACCTGCCCCGGCCCTCACCCTCCGGGAGCGCACCGCGGGCCTTACGGAGGGGGCGCTCCTCGCGGCCCTCACGGCCCTGGTGGCGGTGCTGGTGGTGTTCTTCGGGCAGCTGGGGCTCATGGCCGCCCCCCTGCCGCTGTTTGTGCTCACCTACCGGCGCGGAGTGCGGGCCGCGATCCTCTCCGCGGCTGTGGCGGGGTTCGTGCTTTCGCCTTTCTTCGGCTTTCCACAGGGGTTGCTCTTCGTGGCCGCGTTCGCGCCCATGGGGATCGTTCAGGGACTCGTGGCCCGGCGCGGGGGTTCCCGGGCGGCGGGCATGGCAGTGGCCTTGGGCGTGGGGGTGGGACTCGGGGTCACCCTACTCAGCCTCCTCGTGAGCCGGTTCGTGTTCGGGCTGGATCCCTTCTCAACCCTCATTGAGGCGCAGGTAAAGGGGGTCCAGACGGCTCAGGACCTCCTGCGGCGGGTCGGAGCCCCTCCCCAACAGGTGGATCAGATGGAGCGCTTGGCCCAGCAGCTGCCCGCCTTCCTGCGCATGGTCCTGCCCGCCGCGGTTCTGCTGGGAGTCCTCCTGTGGTCCTACGGCTCGTACACCCTGGCCCGCCACACCCTGCGCAGGCTCGGCGTGGCCCTGCCGGGGTTTTCGCCCATCCTCACCTGGCGGCTTCCGCCCACGGCGGGGGTGCTCCTGGTCCTTCCCGTGCTGGGAGGAGCAGCCCTGCAGCCCTATGCGCCGGGGGTGGGCGCGGTGCTCGTGGCCAACGGCTTCATGATCTCCCTCTTCGTGTTCGCATTCTTCGGGGTGCTCACCGTGCTCCGGTACCTGGAAAGCCGGGAGGTCCCCAGGGCGGGCCGGGTGCTCGCGGTGGTGGCCTTGTTGTTCCTGGGGGATCCCGGGATCCTCGCCATGGCGATCCTGGGGCTCGTGGACCTCTGGTTTGACCTCCGGCGGGTAGGGCCCCGGGCCCCGGGGGAGGAGGAGACGTGA